The following nucleotide sequence is from Zingiber officinale cultivar Zhangliang chromosome 10A, Zo_v1.1, whole genome shotgun sequence.
ACAAACTACAAAGACCAacataaattaaaaaacataaatgtCTACAAATGACAAATCTATTGTAGGCCACGTCTCTTTGTAATTTTTTCAACTATTTTCATATGCCAATGAAGTTGTGCCTCTGTCATTCCACTCATATCTTTCATAATCATATCATAATCCTTTTGTTTTAGCTCGAGTTCCTTAAGTGCCAAATTTTCCTTTTGATATTGTTGCATTTGTTCTCATTTCACGCTGAAGTCTTTGTCTTCTGTAACTTTGGTTTTATTCTTTCTTTTCGCCTTTTGTTGCCCTATTGGACGTGAGCGAATTTCAGAGTCACCATCAGTATCCGGATTGGTTGAAGAAGTATGTGCTCCTGATTTGGAAGTCCTCGCCTTCTTGTCAGCATGACGACCAAGAGATTGGGGAGCCCATTTCTCGCACTCTGTTATAATCTTCCATATGTGTTCATATTTGAAAGTCTTATTCTTGTGTACCTTTTTCCACATATCATGTGTAGCGGCTAAAACATCAGTGTCACTTTCACCACTAGCCCGATTGTTGAAGAAATTATTGTACCATCCTGAGAACTTACCAATATCAGGCATAACTCGATAGTAATGTGACTTTATCGATGTCCATTCTCTTGCTGTCGTACCCGTAGGCCGATTATCATTATAGTACGTGGAGGTACGTTGCCAAAAATGTTTATTCTTTTGTGCATTACCAACTTGTGGGTCATTGGTAATAGTTCCCCAAGCTCTTGCAAGACACTTCTCCTCGGCGGTTGACCACATCGCCTTAGCTCTATTACGAGCTAGAGGCATTCATTTCTTTGTCATCCTCCTCATCATCCTCAATGTTAATATTTTCTATCATAGGTGTCGTCGAATGTGGTGGAAATTGAGAGCGTAGCATTAAAATTGGTGTTGGGAGCTCTCTATCGGATCCAGATCCTCCCAGACTCACTCGTCGAGATTCATTCAATGGCATACTTGATGGAGATGGAGTAGTATATACTTGAGAAGGAGGTTGCATCATAAACTGGCCACCTATTGAAGCATAATCAGATGAAAACATGAAAAACGGAGCATGAGGAACAAAATTCGAACCAGTGGGAGTATTTTGTGAAAATTGAGTTGCATAAACAAATTGCGATGGATGAAGATTGGGAAGAGAATGCGATTGAGAATTTTGAGAGCTTGAATTTCCCTCTATATTTGGAGAACCAAATAAATTGTTGAATGAACCACTGAATCTTTCACCCATTTGGAATAAGAAGATAGAAATATCATGGTAGAGAAATTATGGAGAAAGTTTTAGATAGTGAGTAGAGATGAAAAATATTTCTCTATTTATAAGTAAAAAAaagttattattaaaataaaaaaaattaaatagccATTTTTTTACCGTTGTCAAAAAATAGACGTTGCCAAATAAGGTTCATTTTTGCCAAAATGAACGTTGTCGTTCAATTTTGCAAATGAACGTTGTTCATTTTTGTCAAATGGACATTGTCTGGTAACGTTCAtttgattaagttttttttaaaaaaaaaaattaaagatttgCCTGACAACTAGCATGGGATCCATGTGTATTAAGTATTTTATTCTTAAAAGCACCATGAAGCCAACATCCAAAATTGGATGCTGACTTCTTTAGTTCTCAACTTTTTAAAGTGGTGCAATGCAATTAGGTTTATAAAATCTAACTTCTTCGGTTTTATAAATCCATCATTGCAGACACCCTAAAGGCAAATAACCAATCCCGCGGGCAAGACAAGACATGGTGATATTGAAGGGCTTACTTAGACCTGTAGACACTGAAAATAGCAAAATTATAACAAGTCATTATTATTTACATATTAGGTATAAAAATATGCAACAAAAGATAAATCATACCCTCTGCAATAGTTGCAGATAGCTATGTAAGTAGGCTTGCCGCCTCGATTTTTTGATTTGTGACCTTCTCCTCCCGAACTTTAGTTGTATAATTGCGTGCTTTAGTCTGCAACAGTCATAAATTTTAAAGAGCATATTGAAGtttcaataaaaataatataataacaaaattATCTTATTCGGATTCACTTCTGTGTCATCGTCAAAATTATTTGTACTTTCAATCTCCTCTTTATCGCTCTCACTGTTGTTTCCTTTAAAATGAAGAAAAACATGGTAAAATAGTGACTTTCTATCTTATAGTGTCATTTGCACAAACCCGATCTTGTTCCGCCATTAAAAGTAAAAGTATAATCTTCATAAGTCAACATACTCGCTTTTGAGTGCTACTTGCCCAAACCAATTAAATTCCTATTTTGGATGATAAAGGAGTACCCAAAATCACAGGCACCCTCAATTTTAAGTGAATCCAACATCCTATCTAAGCCCAATTATTAAGCATAACTAGTTATTCCATACAGGATTTATCATCATTAGGGATGAATATTCGATTAAAACCGAATTGAACCGAATCATATTAATCGAACCAAACCAAACTGATTTTCGATaaaaaccgaaccgaattttcaataaaattgaacaaatcgaaccgaattttcaataaaatcaaacaaatcgAATAAACCGATTTTTTCTACAAATTTAGTTTGGCTTAATAAAAATTTGTTTCGGTCTAAAATTTATGGTCTAAAAAATTGATTTGGTTCAAAAATTTGGTCTATCCGGTTTAactgaataaaaaaatttaaaatcgaaCCTGAACCGAATTAACCAAATTAATCGATTTTTTTTTGGGGAAAAATGAATTTCCGAATAAATCGAATCGAGTTTTTAAACTTGGTCGATTTGATTGATTTATTCGATTTAATCAAACTTTTACTCACCCCTAATCATGATTGTAAATGGGAGAATATGCCATATGGTCAATTTGGCAAATGATGCTTTGAGAAATCTAAGCATAAAAACCAATTGATACAGGTTCAAGTTTGTGTTCTTTCAATTGGTTCATGGCTTTATTGAATAATACAGATGTGTTCTATTAGGCTAGAAAATAATTCAAGTTCTAGTGGCATGTCATGATACAAGTTGATAAGAGAATTGAATTGCAAAACAACATGCTATACAAAAGTTTTTATGGAATCCACTACTATAATAATGCAAGATCTTAATGGCTTAAATATAATTTGAAAGAAgccataataaataataatttagagTTAATAATACCACTCATCACAGATAATTATTCAGATTAAATGACAAAGGATTTAATTGGAATAAATTAagagttaattttttaaattagtgAGTTTAGTTGTAAAAGTAAGAGTTAATTTATACAATTAAATCATgtggtttaaattttaaaaaatagttaattatattttaatttggaACTTTTAAAAGATAAGACAGTTGTAGTCATCAGTAGATCAAGTATACTCACTTTTGGTTGCTACGTAAACCTTGATTGACTAGCCACTACACAAGTCAATTAAAACCCTGCTTTGGATGATAAAGGACTACTCAAAATCACGGGCACCTTCAATTTTATGATTAAATGAATTTCGATCAAAGAAGTCATTTCCATGAAAATAAAATTGTACAATCAAACAAAGATTCACCTGCTTTTGATGAAAAAGGAGTGCCCAAAATCACTGGCATCTTCAGTTTTATGACTAAATAATGAATTTCGATCAAAGAAGTCATTCCATGAAAATAAAATTGCCCGATCAAACAAAGATTCCATTGGATGATAAAGGAGTACCCAAATCACGGGCGCGACTAAATAATGAATTTCAATCCAAGAACTCATTCTGATCAAATCCAAAATCAAAGACTCCAAAACACACATGTAATCATCGCAGGAGACGGAGTCGATGGGAGATCGATGTCCGCTGGCGGTGcaataagaggcttctccatggCTGGGAGCTCGATGCCCGCAAGCAGAGCAAGACCAACCATCGACATAGTAACCAGGAGATCGATGCCCGCTGTCGGAGCTAGAAGAGCTGTCGACGACGACATCGCCGAACCTTGTAGAGCAATGCCCGCTGATAGAGTAAGAGGAGAGATCCCCGTTTGGAGATAGATGGAATTTGGGCTCATTGGATTTAAAACTTAGGGAATAGATTTTCAATCGGCGGCGACCGAccggggggggggggagtgaaaaAGAAGGCTGAGCGATAATTCCGAAGCTTTTCTTTAATATTTGAAGGTTGCTTCCTTGCCTCCCCTTTCAACtgtttttttatcaatacttatatatttttaaaatttttatttaattttattttttaattaattttatttatttatttcatcaatacttatattttttagtttttatttagttttattttttaatccattttatttattattttttttatcaatactttattttatttaaattttatttaatttttttgttaataagttttttatcaatttttttattggttttatttttttttgaatattttttttatttgtttgtaatcttttgtttgtttttagtTATAGATTTTAGGtgttattatttgtaaaaaatttaaaaagtataaaaatatggattaaaataaaaattatatatttgaaaCTAATAAAAATACTAACAATTAATAGTAAACACATTCATAATTTAGGAATaaagatttttttcaaatgaagaatacatgtaataataataaaaacatgaaaaatatattaaaataaaatttttaattaatattacctCCAAATTCTACTTCCAACGCGTTTGTTGATGGTGTACCTATTACTTCATATCACAAATGAATATGTGTCCTATAACGAGTGACTCATCCTTTAGTTTCATACGATGGATGTTAGCACCACCACgttggaatgggtggtacaggGTAATGAGGGTGTAAGAAAACTTGCACGAAGTAATTGCCAACATGGTCAATAGCTATTTCTCGATGCTCTTGGTttggaactggaggagttcttaatggcaagtgagtaaaatAACTCTCAacattctcaccaaatgtatgcagtacaagattgtaccttgatgcgatgGCAATTTCCAAAGGCATGGAGTCCATTCAATATATTTTTGGTGCCCATGACTCGAACcaattcaatgagaataatagattgaCTACCAAATTTCgatctggataaagttgatcatatagatttttattttgttgaatatCTTCTATAAGCTTGAATCGTACTTGcacaggtaatttctcaatataagtatcatgaaTGGGTGAAACTAgagagtgatcatgggtcgtttgagtattgCGAACATTCGACCCccttccacgtcttcctctcTTCTTGAGATGTTGCAGTCGGTTGAGTgaccctagatcctgaagtggatgcATTTGCAAAAGAAGGTATGCGACttccactttgctcatctctactcgtaggtcgacctctatgttTTGTGTTGTACGAAAAGGCTCGAAatgtactttgagatggatcTATCATATAAAAAAACTTGTCTATCATATGCTCTCGTATATGTAGATTCATCCtatctaatatctcaacaacgtgggatgtcctGTTGGGTTGTGCTCCCTCGTCATTAAACTGATGTATGCgcatcgacaatctcctccaatAAGTATTGATGCTCTGTAGCAGATTTTGAATGGAAAAGTAATGATAATGTGCAAGATCGTGCTCGCATGAcaatccgtatacaattttgatagaacaatTACATCTGCAGGCTAGCTAGTAAGATGCTTCCTCAATGCATTTTAACTGACCAGAAATCAACTTTATTGCCTCTAATGAAATCTGACACCTTATTTGACTAaaaatgtcatcatgtaaatgttgatgaCATAGAATGTTGAGAGATCTCtcgaacgacttcttaatattcttgaactgaattctcaacatcttatgtattttttttaaaagatgtttGTAGAATAACATGatatctcccaaatataactttAATATCGCATATGTAGACTCTGCCCTGTAATAAAAAATGCATTATGTTTTAATATTGAAAGAATTGAAATAGTATAATAATGAACAAAATTGAAATAATAAAGTTATAAAatgactatacctttgattttaattgctcccgaggtgcatacatgtatcaactCATGCTGAAGAAACCGCTTTTTGTAAGGGTGTAACTATGTATCCCAAAGGTAATTTATAAcaccctcgaatcgttgatactTCTCGCGCATGATATCCCATTTCTGCTGGTAagaccattgtgtcgatgaattaatgagttAGTGTCATGATGCATAAAAATATTGTCACTCCAGACCAAGTATATAGGCGTATTTCTTCATTACACActggtttatgtgccaaatacaaaggatgtgacATGCATTGGGAAAATATATTTCAATGGCATTAATAAACGTCAAATCCTTATCTGAAACAAACACCAATGGCAACGATGCCTTctttcaaccatccacttctttaaggtacctaatgtctatgtcagttgctctgtcctctcattactaagatatgcgAACATAAATGAGTAAGTTCATATTGTGGATGTGATACTCACAACCTCTAATAGTGGTATCtgatactcattggtcttgtatgtgacatcaatgatcaacacagatgaaaagttgacagacgactctagactttttggatgaacccaaagaATATCTGTGATTTCGTTAATGTCTGGATTTGTACGATAATTATGGAGGTATTATTTCTTGATTAATTGCTTCAAGACATACTAAATAGAATTTAGGCTGCCTCGTTTAGcagatttatttgtgaaaatgaCATTGTAAACGTTATTGATCTCCATAGTGTTTAatgggtctctttccttcaaaatactaagaatttcacgaggtgtggtGTTGTTGGCCATGTCGAGTACAAATTCTTTCTCTATTTGTTTTAACCTACACGGGTACTCATGaccatcaatatattctgctaattgatgattatgaaaatcACAGACAACCCTTAAATCCCACATCACATCATCTGGAGGTATTAGTATACCTCGCAGCTCAAATGGGCATTCACAATTTTTAGTCCCAGTATTTTTTTAAGGATTGTCCATCAACTATATATCATGGCGGTTTTTACTTTCCACCTCTTTTACACATAAGATGACACTTTGGCAGGttgccaccttttaaattagaaatttttttaataaccactacaatacTATTCTTCAGACCAACTATCTTTgtccaatttatcatatcttctctacttttaaatatctatataaaaaattataacaaagatgtataagtatgacattatgCAATCTTAGCATAATTTctttacttataaaataaataatgaatatgcaTAAAACAACGATAATAATTAACATAATCTGTGGTAAATCCGACTGTATAATCGCGACTATTGTTGGAAATACTCTCTCCACTAagaacatcattctcaattgaccaactatctaAAAATAAACCCAAATAATCATCCATAATTTTCTTCTATGAATTATGAAAAGTAATGGCTAAGAAGATAGTTTCAGGAAGAGAGAAGCAGAGACTGAGAGGGAGATAACAGTAGAGGGAGGTGTGATTGAAaagtgactaaaaatgaagtgtgagaggaggatttaaaagGAGAGGTTCTGACaagtgtcaagagttgaagggtgggtaatttaaggggagggggaGGTTCTAACGTATCTAAAGGGTTGGagtgggtaatttaaagggagagagGTGTTTTGACATGTGTAAAGGATTGGAGGGTGGGTAatccaaataaattgtcacaccccaggtAATCCCTGcgagaagaaatttcgacagcatctccccttacgggtgacaatctgaaactttctacaatgccctcaaggccacatatacctcgggccaacacgaccggaacaataacaataaatataaggcaaacacccacgcagttaatagtAAAAATCAAACTAAACAAACGATAAGGAAAATcatctcaaaaatcctactcaactacacccataaagttcaaaacttatatcctactcaactacacccataaagttcAAAGCTTATattctactcaactacacccataaagctcaaaacatatgtCATActtaactacacccataaaacacaaatcgcaacgataaaatcaactcacatcttctgccgtctaggcaggcatgtagtaaaacataacCGAATCAAACCCATCGACAAATAAAACAATGCAATATCCAAGAACAAAACTAGtacaataagaaaaccaaaagaccaaatgaAAATCCTTGCGAtctgtaggggactagcgactgaaacTCCTTCGGACagcctcaacatgaaaatagtaatatccacggggtgagtcaactcctcagcgggtaactactaacatgcatagtaagaaatataacaaatagcactaatcatgcgtacagtctcctgatataagaatgataaatgcaaactgaaataaatagggagtatctgtactaaccaggacctggtacaaggataacaaagccgagaggtatagaaatcctatatgcatgtcaaacaaatgcatccatctaatatgcagcatataagtgcagcaaacacaagcaataaatgcatcaatgcgtatgataccaatgacatgtcctggtcacccctattgctagtcagccatctcacacacgatggtgagaccgagtgggtagggttgtgacaaccgtgcactttgccatcactactcctgatgagtgaccgagtggacgggatgttgtcggagtatacctatcctccttaccccaaatcataagtgggggagctcaatgctctcatctccctgagcaagtccagaggagggatccctgtcctgctaaaATGCCGcctcacactacccatgagtggacaaatggagcccttgacagagcaacctgctgcaacacaccctgcctgataagaatcactaacccatgagtggttgtgtgtacagatctatgtaactggagatgtgctcaacaataatggagccgactatcgcacaacatgcaatcatgcgagatggtgcatgacactaagcatggaaaatatcctaaacctatccatctctacaaAATGTGTATCATAGaacaaattgaccaaatcaatggtctaggtacacagttcatataaggtatcaaaacctaggtcctgaaca
It contains:
- the LOC122027994 gene encoding glutathione S-transferase T3-like, whose protein sequence is MWSTAEEKCLARAWGTITNDPQVGNAQKNKHFWQRTSTYYNDNRPTGTTAREWTSIKSHYYRVMPDIGKFSGWYNNFFNNRASGESDTDVLAATHDMWKKVHKNKTFKYEHIWKIITECEKWAPQSLGRHADKKARTSKSGAHTSSTNPDTDGDSEIRSRPIGQQKAKRKNKTKVTEDKDFSVK